One genomic region from Sphingobacterium sp. UGAL515B_05 encodes:
- a CDS encoding cation diffusion facilitator family transporter gives MSRQRRLVLLSLFTGIGLMIVKFFAYFLTDSSAIFTDAAESIVNVIASGFAFYSIYLSAQPKDENHPYGHGKVEFFSVFLEGGLIFIAGAIILAKACYNLFFPAALTHLEQGIYLIGITSVINFAVGFYIMKRGRALGSITLVADGKHLQVDAYSTVGLILGLLLMRLTGFQWIDVVISIVLGLFILFNGYKLLRQSIGGLMDESDTALVQDVVEILERNRKDEWIDVHNLRVQRYGNELHVDCHLTLPRYLDLIQVHDEISAVDKIVNKEMSVRTEFFVHADPCLPQCCQYCQVDNCPIRSEQFRGRISWDTDNVTRNQKHFLYAIAE, from the coding sequence CGCTTTTTACGGGAATAGGTTTGATGATTGTGAAGTTTTTTGCCTACTTTTTAACGGACTCCAGTGCAATCTTTACAGATGCGGCAGAGAGTATCGTTAATGTGATTGCTTCGGGTTTTGCATTTTATAGTATTTATCTTTCGGCGCAACCTAAAGATGAGAATCATCCCTACGGGCATGGTAAAGTGGAGTTCTTTTCGGTGTTTTTGGAAGGTGGACTTATTTTTATCGCCGGCGCCATTATCTTAGCCAAGGCTTGCTACAATCTTTTCTTTCCGGCAGCGTTAACGCACCTTGAACAAGGGATTTATCTGATCGGTATTACATCTGTGATAAATTTTGCAGTAGGATTCTATATCATGAAGCGTGGACGTGCATTGGGCTCTATTACCTTGGTGGCGGACGGAAAACATCTGCAGGTAGATGCCTATAGTACGGTCGGATTGATACTGGGTTTACTATTGATGAGACTGACAGGTTTCCAATGGATCGATGTGGTCATTTCAATTGTATTGGGGCTTTTTATCCTCTTCAATGGTTATAAGCTACTTCGCCAATCGATCGGTGGATTGATGGATGAATCGGATACAGCGCTCGTACAGGATGTCGTCGAAATCTTGGAGCGCAATCGGAAAGATGAATGGATTGATGTTCATAATCTTCGTGTACAGCGCTATGGGAACGAACTCCATGTAGATTGCCATCTCACACTACCCCGTTACCTTGACCTTATCCAGGTGCATGATGAAATTTCTGCTGTGGATAAGATTGTTAATAAGGAGATGTCGGTACGGACCGAATTTTTCGTTCATGCGGATCCTTGTCTTCCACAGTGCTGCCAATATTGTCAGGTCGACAATTGCCCAATTCGTTCGGAGCAATTTCGGGGACGAATTTCGTGGGACACAGACAATGTTACACGAAATCAGAAACATTTTTTATATGCTATTGCTGAATAG
- the lepA gene encoding translation elongation factor 4 has protein sequence MKHIRNFCIIAHIDHGKSTLADRLLEYTNTISQREAQAQLLDNMDLERERGITIKSHAIQMNYKRDGQEYILNLIDTPGHVDFSYEVSRSIAACEGALLIVDASQGIQAQTISNLYLALEHDLEIIPILNKMDLPGAMPEEVKDQIVDLIGGDRDAIIPASGKTGLGVPDILEAIVDRIPHPVGDPDGPLQALIFDSVFNSFRGIMAYFKVENGEIRKGDRVKFVATGKEYFADEIGTLKLNQVPKEVIKTGDVGYIISGIKEAREVKVGDTITHKDRPCSEAIQGFEEVKPMVFAGIYPVDTEDYEELRESMHRLQLNDASLVFEPESSAALGFGFRCGFLGMLHMEIIQERLEREFDMTVITTVPNVSYKAYMTKDKEEVVVHNPSDLPDPSKLDSIEEPYIKANIITKSDFVGPIMSLCIQKRGTIMNQHYLTSDRVELVFEMPMGEIVFDFYDKLKTISKGYASFDYHQIGYRKSDLVKLDIRLNDEPVDALSSLIHRSNAYDFGKKICEKLKELLPRQQFEIRIQASIGAKIIARETISALRKDVTAKCYGGDISRKRKLLEKQKKGKKRMRQVGNVEIPQSAFMAVLKLD, from the coding sequence ATGAAGCACATTCGTAATTTCTGTATTATTGCGCATATTGACCATGGCAAAAGTACTTTGGCAGACCGCCTTTTAGAGTATACCAATACCATCAGTCAGCGTGAGGCACAGGCACAATTACTTGATAATATGGATTTGGAACGTGAACGTGGTATTACGATCAAGAGTCACGCCATCCAAATGAATTATAAAAGAGATGGTCAGGAATATATTTTGAACCTGATTGATACCCCGGGACACGTGGATTTTTCTTATGAGGTGTCGCGTTCAATTGCTGCCTGCGAGGGCGCTTTATTGATCGTTGATGCATCTCAAGGTATTCAGGCGCAAACGATTTCAAATTTATATCTAGCGTTGGAGCATGATTTGGAAATCATCCCAATTCTCAACAAAATGGACCTTCCTGGTGCTATGCCGGAAGAAGTCAAAGATCAGATTGTGGATTTGATCGGTGGTGACCGCGATGCGATTATTCCTGCATCTGGTAAAACAGGTCTTGGTGTTCCGGATATTTTGGAAGCTATTGTGGACCGTATTCCACATCCAGTGGGTGATCCTGATGGACCTTTGCAAGCCTTGATTTTTGACTCTGTTTTCAACTCATTCCGTGGTATCATGGCTTATTTTAAAGTTGAAAATGGTGAAATCCGCAAGGGCGACCGCGTGAAATTTGTTGCTACTGGGAAAGAATATTTTGCCGATGAAATTGGTACACTGAAGTTGAATCAAGTACCTAAAGAAGTCATTAAGACCGGTGATGTAGGTTATATTATCTCTGGTATCAAGGAGGCACGTGAGGTGAAAGTAGGGGATACCATTACGCATAAAGATCGCCCTTGTTCTGAGGCTATCCAAGGGTTTGAAGAGGTGAAACCGATGGTCTTTGCGGGTATTTATCCTGTCGATACGGAGGATTACGAGGAGTTGCGTGAATCGATGCACCGTTTGCAGCTAAACGATGCTTCTTTGGTGTTTGAACCAGAGTCGTCGGCAGCCTTGGGTTTCGGTTTCCGTTGTGGTTTCTTGGGTATGCTTCACATGGAGATTATTCAAGAACGTCTAGAGCGCGAGTTTGATATGACGGTGATCACGACAGTTCCCAACGTATCCTATAAGGCCTATATGACCAAAGATAAAGAGGAAGTGGTCGTACATAATCCTTCTGATCTACCGGATCCAAGTAAATTGGATTCAATTGAAGAACCATATATCAAAGCTAATATTATTACGAAATCGGATTTCGTTGGACCTATCATGTCACTTTGTATCCAGAAACGTGGTACGATCATGAACCAACATTATTTGACTTCAGATCGTGTTGAATTGGTCTTTGAAATGCCAATGGGAGAAATTGTATTTGACTTCTATGATAAGTTGAAAACGATCTCTAAAGGTTATGCTTCATTTGATTACCATCAGATTGGTTATCGCAAGTCAGATTTGGTAAAACTGGATATTCGATTGAACGATGAACCTGTAGATGCCTTGTCATCGTTGATACATAGGAGCAACGCCTATGATTTTGGTAAAAAAATCTGTGAAAAACTAAAAGAACTATTACCCCGTCAACAATTTGAAATTCGTATCCAGGCGTCAATCGGTGCAAAGATTATTGCCCGGGAGACGATCTCAGCTTTACGTAAAGATGTTACGGCAAAATGTTATGGTGGTGATATCTCCCGGAAGCGTAAGCTTTTGGAAAAACAAAAGAAAGGTAAGAAACGCATGCGTCAGGTTGGGAACGTAGAGATTCCGCAATCTGCATTTATGGCGGTATTGAAATTAGATTAA
- a CDS encoding bifunctional 5,10-methylenetetrahydrofolate dehydrogenase/5,10-methenyltetrahydrofolate cyclohydrolase has protein sequence MNLLDGKLVSEKIKEQIALDAAEFTTQTGRKPHLVAILVGNDGGSETYVASKMRNCQLVGFESTNIRYDENITEDELIAKVKEINQDESIDGLIVQLPLPKHIDPDKVTEAIDYRKDVDGFHPINLGRMQRNLPCFIPATPYGIMLMLDYYKIDTAGKHAVVVGRSNIVGSPMSILLARNSNPGNCTVTLTHSRTKDLKTEVLRGDIIVAAIGKKNFVTADMVKDGAVVIDVGINRETSTATKSGFKLYGDVDFENVAPKASWITPVPGGVGLMTIVGLLKNTLEAAKGTIYPKQ, from the coding sequence ATGAATCTTTTAGATGGTAAACTAGTTTCCGAAAAAATTAAAGAGCAAATTGCGTTAGATGCTGCTGAATTTACGACACAGACCGGCCGTAAGCCTCATCTGGTTGCTATCCTTGTGGGGAATGATGGTGGTAGCGAAACCTATGTAGCTAGCAAAATGCGCAACTGTCAACTGGTCGGCTTTGAATCAACAAACATTCGTTATGATGAAAACATAACAGAGGATGAATTGATCGCTAAAGTCAAAGAAATCAATCAGGATGAGTCTATCGACGGTTTGATTGTTCAGTTGCCTTTACCAAAACATATTGATCCGGATAAAGTTACCGAAGCAATTGATTACCGCAAAGATGTGGATGGTTTCCATCCGATCAACCTCGGACGTATGCAACGTAATCTTCCTTGTTTTATTCCAGCTACGCCATATGGTATTATGTTGATGTTGGATTATTATAAGATCGATACAGCAGGCAAGCACGCTGTAGTGGTTGGAAGAAGTAATATTGTGGGATCGCCAATGAGTATCTTACTGGCTCGTAATTCCAATCCAGGTAATTGTACTGTGACATTAACACATAGTCGCACAAAAGACCTTAAAACAGAGGTTTTGCGGGGTGATATCATTGTTGCAGCAATCGGTAAGAAAAATTTTGTTACAGCAGATATGGTTAAAGACGGTGCGGTTGTGATTGATGTCGGTATTAATAGAGAAACTTCTACAGCAACAAAATCTGGTTTTAAGCTATATGGTGATGTCGATTTTGAAAATGTTGCTCCTAAAGCGTCCTGGATTACACCGGTACCGGGCGGAGTTGGGTTAATGACAATCGTGGGGTTATTGAAAAATACGTTAGAAGCTGCGAAAGGAACAATCTATCCGAAGCAATAA